In Papaver somniferum cultivar HN1 chromosome 1, ASM357369v1, whole genome shotgun sequence, a genomic segment contains:
- the LOC113311777 gene encoding RING-H2 finger protein ATL54-like isoform X2: MSFFTETCFRQTFFSVSSVISSISQKQSFRRRRRRNTPPQDQNPDDDNNMLAEFMDENHGPLIDHPIWYITTVGLEQAIINAISVCKYKKGEGLVEGTDCSVCLSEFDEGETLRLLPKCSHAFHLPCIDTWLRNHKNCPLCRAPIVSNPAVGVSNAIVPILEEELDVVEETRIEIPEIGSGVETGEREDSVVSEARIGIEDEIELQEVRRDIDLVKEGEDSAVPNSEIRVVSDLGENQGPLENAIQPVRRSVSMDFSSMFCFSMGNSFRVELEVSPELQPVRSKDSELAIVPKNKSSNPSVLGLIGSSSKGRSLQTGPVSMKRSFSSGAKLFIPRYNHNRSSILPL; the protein is encoded by the exons ATGAGTTTTTTCACAGAAACATGTTTCAGACAAACCTTTTTCTCAGTTTCCTCTGTAATTTCTTCAATCtctcagaaacagagtttcag aaggaggaggaggagaaacaCACCACCACAAGATCAAAACCCAGATGATGATAATAATATGCTTGCAGAATTTATGGATGAGAATCACGGACCTTTAATTGATCATCCAATTTGGTATATTACTACTGTTGGTCTAGAACAAGCTATTATAAATGCAATTAGTGTTTGTAAATATAAGAAAGGGGAAGGTTTGGTTGAAGGAACTGATTGTTCTGTGTGTTTGAGTGAATTCGATGAAGGCGAGACTCTTCGTCTTTTGCCAAAGTGTAGTCATGCTTTTCATCTTCCTTGTATTGATACTTGGTTAAGGAATCATAAGAATTGTCCGTTATGTCGTGCGCCGATTGTATCGAACCCAGCTGTGGGTGTGTCAAATGCTATTGTGCCGATTCTGGAAGAGGAACTGGATGTTGTGGAGGAAACTCGGATTGAGATTCCGGAGATTGGTAGTGGAGTGGAGACGGGAGAGAGAGAGGATAGTGTAGTTAGTGAAGCAaggattggaattgaagatgAGATAGAGTTGCAGGAAGTGAGAAGGGATATAGATTTGGTAAAGGAAGGTGAAGATTCTGCTGTTCCCAATTCTGAAATTAGAGTTGTAAGTGACTTGGGTGAGAATCAGGGGCCTCTTGAGAATGCGATACAGCCGGTTAGGAGGTCTGTTTCAATGGATTTCTCGTCAATGTTTTGCTTCTCTATGGGTAATTCATTTCGTGTGGAATTAGAAGTGAGTCCGGAGTTGCAACCGGTTAGAAGTAAGGATTCTGAATTGGCAATTGTTCCCAAGAATAAAAGCTCGAATCCTAGTGTTTTGGGTTTAATTGGTAGTTCTTCGAAAGGGAGATCATTGCAGACCGGGCCTGTTTCCATGAAGAGATCTTTCTCAAGTGGTGCGAAGTTGTTTATACCGAGATACAACCACAACCGGAGCTCAATTCTTCCTCTGTGA
- the LOC113311777 gene encoding RING-H2 finger protein ATL54-like isoform X1 gives MGLNNRRFLFNPIDLCKDCFLYYCPIECYHPPPGYPSFDEYVSDMPPLPSFIFPPPPPPPPPPPPPTSLLLSPFLIALIAILGSFFLVMSFYTILLIVKCCWMKNRRRRRRNTPPQDQNPDDDNNMLAEFMDENHGPLIDHPIWYITTVGLEQAIINAISVCKYKKGEGLVEGTDCSVCLSEFDEGETLRLLPKCSHAFHLPCIDTWLRNHKNCPLCRAPIVSNPAVGVSNAIVPILEEELDVVEETRIEIPEIGSGVETGEREDSVVSEARIGIEDEIELQEVRRDIDLVKEGEDSAVPNSEIRVVSDLGENQGPLENAIQPVRRSVSMDFSSMFCFSMGNSFRVELEVSPELQPVRSKDSELAIVPKNKSSNPSVLGLIGSSSKGRSLQTGPVSMKRSFSSGAKLFIPRYNHNRSSILPL, from the coding sequence ATGGGTTTGAATAATAGAAGatttctgtttaatccaatagaTCTTTGTAAGGATTGTTTTCTATATTATTGTCCAATTGAATGTTATCATCCACCTCCAGGTTACCCATCTTTTGATGAATATGTTAGTGATATGCCTCCACTCCCTTCTTTCatctttccaccaccaccaccaccaccaccaccaccgccaccacctactAGTCTTCTTTTATCACCTTTTCTGATTGCTTTGATTGCAATACTTGGTAGTTTCTTTCTTGTGATGAGTTTTTACACGATTTTACTCATAGTCAAGTGTTGTTGGATGAAAAatagaaggaggaggaggagaaacaCACCACCACAAGATCAAAACCCAGATGATGATAATAATATGCTTGCAGAATTTATGGATGAGAATCACGGACCTTTAATTGATCATCCAATTTGGTATATTACTACTGTTGGTCTAGAACAAGCTATTATAAATGCAATTAGTGTTTGTAAATATAAGAAAGGGGAAGGTTTGGTTGAAGGAACTGATTGTTCTGTGTGTTTGAGTGAATTCGATGAAGGCGAGACTCTTCGTCTTTTGCCAAAGTGTAGTCATGCTTTTCATCTTCCTTGTATTGATACTTGGTTAAGGAATCATAAGAATTGTCCGTTATGTCGTGCGCCGATTGTATCGAACCCAGCTGTGGGTGTGTCAAATGCTATTGTGCCGATTCTGGAAGAGGAACTGGATGTTGTGGAGGAAACTCGGATTGAGATTCCGGAGATTGGTAGTGGAGTGGAGACGGGAGAGAGAGAGGATAGTGTAGTTAGTGAAGCAaggattggaattgaagatgAGATAGAGTTGCAGGAAGTGAGAAGGGATATAGATTTGGTAAAGGAAGGTGAAGATTCTGCTGTTCCCAATTCTGAAATTAGAGTTGTAAGTGACTTGGGTGAGAATCAGGGGCCTCTTGAGAATGCGATACAGCCGGTTAGGAGGTCTGTTTCAATGGATTTCTCGTCAATGTTTTGCTTCTCTATGGGTAATTCATTTCGTGTGGAATTAGAAGTGAGTCCGGAGTTGCAACCGGTTAGAAGTAAGGATTCTGAATTGGCAATTGTTCCCAAGAATAAAAGCTCGAATCCTAGTGTTTTGGGTTTAATTGGTAGTTCTTCGAAAGGGAGATCATTGCAGACCGGGCCTGTTTCCATGAAGAGATCTTTCTCAAGTGGTGCGAAGTTGTTTATACCGAGATACAACCACAACCGGAGCTCAATTCTTCCTCTGTGA